The DNA segment AATACACTATACtcttttattaaataaatagtaCAGATAATCTGAATCAAATTCAACAACAAAATATTAGgagtagaggaagaagaaagaataGGAATTCATATCAACAatgcaatgtttttttttttgacgtcaaacggccattctattactcaagcttgaggtggcctgggtaaccagaccggaatagaacaaccaatgaaaaGTAACTCCCTATGAAAGCTcctagcagtcttagctaaaaagtcAGGAAACTGATTGCGCAGACGTGGTACATGGGTGATTTTGAAGTCCGGAAAACAAATCTGCAGCGTCTCTATCTTCTCCAGCTCTGTCGCAAATCTTGGCCACTTCTGGGGTTCATTTATCATTGCGATCAGCTCTTTGCAGTCCGTTCCAAAGCTCTGGCACGGCGAGTGTTGAAGCATgttctccatcgcccatcgcagCGCTTCTACCTCCGAATGCAACGCTGATTCACATCGAGTGAAGTTTCGTGTTCCCATAAGTTGTATGTCCTCCCTACTATCCATCCAgacccatccacatccactaaaaCGATCAGAAgctgtccaagatccatctagcaagcagatattacccaagcttaagacttggTTTGCATCATTATTGCTGGCCCGGATTTGTTGTGGTATCGTCTCATTTGCGTTAAACCAGGCTTGACATTCACTCTCGTATCGGACGAGTTCCAAAGGATCTCTATCTATACCCCTGAAAAGCTTATCATTGCGAGCcctccaaatataccatattatccagggataaggatccctGTCTTGGTCTGGTACAATGATATTATTTTTCCTCCAAAAAAGATAGTCCATGTTTGTGTAGACGCTCGCCACTGGGAATATACCTGGACTTGTAGGAATTACCGATAAAGACCATACTTGCAAGGCTGGAGGGCATTCAAATATTGCATGAGTTACAGATTCCTCTATTTCCCCACACTTTGGGCAATAATTATCACACCTCATATTACGCCTTACTAGATTCCTCGTTACTGCTACCTGACCTGTGAtcaattgccatataagatggcaTATCTTCCCTGGCGCTTTCaacttccaagcaaaggcttgaagtttAGTGATACTTGGCTCTAATatttccttttcctcttcttgcCCCAATAGGTTCTGAGCAACCCAGTATCCAGACTTGACTGTGTATTGGCCATTTCTCGTGTAGTTCCAACAAAAAGTATCTCGACGGTGAGTAGAGCTTATAGCCATACTGCGGATGAGAGGTATATCATCAGGATGGACATAATCATCTGTTAGTCCTACAGCCCACTCCTTTGATTCCTGATTAGTGATGTCACTGACTCTCATGTTTAGGTTCATCACAGGGGCTATAGGTCTAGCCGGTCTAGCAGGTGTCGTCGGAATCCACGGATCCTCCCACACCCTGACATCGTAACCAGAGTGAATCTTATGTCTGATCCCTAGCAGTAAAAGCTTCCTTGCTGCGGAGATACTTGTCCACACATATGATGGGCTGCTAGTAGAGGTCGCTCTCAATGGCGAGGTCATCCTATAATATCGCCCCCTTAATACTCGGGCAACCAGTGAATCAGGGTATTGGACCAGTCTCCATAATTGCTTTGCCAGTAGTGCTAGATTGAACTCATGAATTAGCCGGAAGCCAATACCGCCCTCTTCTTTAGGTAGACAAACCTTGTCCCATTTTGCCCAGTGTATTCCTCTTTTTGGAGGATTCgagctccaccaaaattgtACAATGGCACTAGCGAGGTTTTCACAGATCTCCAGTGGGAGCAGAAACGTTGACATCACGTATGTCGGAAGAGCTAGTAAAATGGATTTGATCATTACTTCCTTTCCTCCTTTTGAGAGCCATCGACCAGTCCATCCATTGACTCTGTGCATCAGATTTTCCTTTAGAAATGCAAAAAGTTTACATTTAGAGCCACTAATATCCTCTGGGATCCCCAAATACTTTCCCATCCCTCCATCATTGTGTATTCCAAGTGTATCTTTAACCTCTTGCCGGGTGGCTGCGTTAATcctcttaccaaagagtaaggaGGACTTgtcaaagtttatacattggcCAGATGCTTTACCATATttcctgactactttcattacttcttcacattcacggggctccgccttacagaagaaaaggctatcatcagcaaagagaaggtgggataCCGAAGGACATGCGCGTGTAATACGCATCCCCGTTATCTTCCCTTGGTTCTCTGCATGATTGAGAAGGCTaacgagcgcttccgtgcacagaataaaaatgaaaggagacaaaggatctccttgacgcAGGCCTCTACCTGGAACAATATTTCCTCTCGGCTGCCCATTCATTAGAACTTTGTATCTGACCGACGTAATGCACCTCATAATCCAGGTGATCCATGTCTCAGAGAATCCCATCTTACGCATCACAGCTTCGATAAACGACCATTCCATCCTATCATATGCCTTACTCATATCTGTCTTGATGGCCATCCTCTTATTACGTCCACTCGGTTTTGTTCGTAGGGCATGAAACATCTCTTGAGCAATCATGATATTATCTGAAATCTGTCTTCCAGCAACAAAGGCTGACTGGGTTTCTGATATCAAACCTGGCAAGACTTTCTTTAGTCTCTAGCATAAGACCTTGGAGACGATCTTGTAGCTAACATTGCACAAGCTTATGGGTCGGAACTGAGCCATATCATTAGGCTTAGTTGTTTTTGGGATAAGGCATATGTTTGTATCATTCAGACCATAGGCGACATGTCCTTCAAACAGGAATTTATTCACCATAAGAGTTAGATCCTGTTTGACTATATCCCAAAACTGTTGGTAAAAAAGCGCAGTCATCCCATCTGGTCCCGGTGCCTTATCTGGATGCATAGCAAAGAGAGCTAATTTAATCTCCCATTCTGAAACAGGAGCTGTGAGACTGTCATTCATTGTTCCTGTGATCGTCGTAGGAACTTCAGATAGCGCCTCTTCAATGTCTTCTGGTATAGATGACTCAAAGATTTGTCGAAAATAACTAGTAGCAATGGCTACCAGTCCTTCCTCATCCTCAACTATATTACCATTAGCATCCAGAAGCTGCGTGATTTTGTTCCTTGCTCTCCTTTGCTTCGTTAAGGCATGAAAAAATTTGGTATTTTTATCTCCCTCTCTCAGCCAGAATACTCTACTCTTCTGTTTCCAGAACATTTCTTCTGCCTTAAGAGCATCAGATAGTTCCTTCAACGCTGCTGCAATTTCCTCCGTCGTCGCATTGTCGTCTGCATATAAACCCCAACTTTCTCCTTTAACTCCTCCACTAGCTTTGCCGAATTGATGTTGTGTTGTCTCCTCCACTCACTCAAAGCTTTTCGACAACTAGAGATATGTTCCATTATATTCGCATCGGGGGGTAAATCAGGAGATTTCCATCCCTCAAGAATGACTTGCCTCAGTTCCTCATTGTCTAGCCATCTCCTATCAAATTTGAATTTCTTTGATCTTCTCGTTGGCTTTGTCAGAATGTCTGCAAGAATCGGACGATGATCCGATCCCCATAGTCTCAAGTACTTGACATTAGAGTGCGGGAACTTCTCATGCCAATCAGCATTACCTACTGCTCTGTCTAGACGACATCGAACAGTTACACGTCCTGCTCTCTTCCCTACCCATGAAAGCATGTCCCCCGTAAAAGAAAACTCTAACATCCCACAATCTGTAAGCATTTGCTTAAAGGATAGGAACGAGCTATCTGAACGCTGTCTCCCTCCTTCCTTCTCATTATGCCCtgtgatttcattaaaatctcCAATCATGAACCAAGGTCCAGTCCTAGTTGTTGAGAAACGCGTAAGACGTTCCCAAACTTGATCTCTTCGTTCCAAAACAGGGTCACCATAAACAAACGTCATAAAAACTTTTATTCCATCAATGACTGCCTCAATGTCAATCATTCGGTTAttcgaaaataaaacattaacttgaaattcatccataaaaaataaagctaaacctCCGCTGAGACCAAGTGGCTCAACAGTAAATAAATGATCAAATCCTAAATTGGTCTGAATGTTCTGCAACAGCGGCCTTTTATTCTTCGTCTcaaaaagaaacacaaatccTGGGCGATGCTTCTGACACATCTCCGTAAGGCGTCGAACTGTGAGGTCGTTTCCAATCCCCCGACAGTTCCAACTGAGCGTCCTCATCTATAATCCTGTGATGAGTTTTTGGTACCCATCAACCCATCACCTTTGGACACACTGCCTCTTTGTTTCTTCGAACTCTGACTATGTTTCCTTGACCTAGTCGAGTCTCTAGCCGTATGAGCTCCTTGAGACGAAGAGGAAGGCTTCCGAGGAGATCCCCGACGGAGAATCTCAAACTTCTTATTCTGAAGGCCCAATGGGACATTCAACTTAGTACCTTGTCGACTGCTCTTCAACACCTTAGTGTCATTCCCTGAGGTTACATGCCCCGACGTTGCCTTGCTCACAACCTGGAGCGCCTCTCTCTCCTCCATATCTTTGAGGTCTATACCAAGTAAGTCCTCATCCATCCCTTCACATTCCATCATTCCATCATCCTGATTATCCTCAATCTCCATATCATTCAGTGCACCAATAATCTGATTATCCCCAGCAGCGGTTACCGGTTCATGGTCACTAAGGTCCGTGAAAGAGAGAGAACGAGTAAGCTCCTTTGCCCGCTTTGTGACATTCTCCTCCATATCGTTATGATCACTACGGTCAATTCGGGACGGCGTTACGATGGTGCTAGCCAATCTCTTAGCGCCTCTAGCGCTGTTGCTCTCTCCTACCCTCGCAGTCTGTCCCACTATCCCATTTATATCATTGTTACTCATGCCGGAAGATTGCTCATATGGAACAATCTGACGAGAACTTGTTGCAGTTGCCGCTGAGGGTTGTGACGTTGTAACTAGACGCATATTAGTCTCAGCTTTCTCTCGCCACGTCTGCCTCTTGTTGCGGTCATATGGACCCTTAGAAGCTCTCGAACCTCCATATCGATCACCCCGAGTAGGATCATTGCGACGTCGCATTATCCTATCTGAATGTGTAGTATGAAGATCAGCAGGATGATGTGTCCTCGGCGCATATTTCCTCTCATCCTCATAATACCTTGAAGGAGCAACTTGTCTGGCGGAGGACTCCAGACGTGGAGCATAGGCCTGGCGTTCATTTAGCTTTAGCCCCTGCTCTCTGTGGAAGGTATGACGCTGTGCTGTCTCCTGTGGAGCTTGCATTCGCGTAAAGATACCAGGACGGTCTGATTGAGGCTGAAGGCGCGATCGCATATCCACAGAAGGACAATGATCCTTCTCATGCGTAAGCATACCACATGTAGAGCAGTGTTTAAATAACTTCTCATATTTGATCTCGATAGTGACTTCATCTCCATCTTTCGACTCCACTTTCCTTGAAAATTTTAGTGGTTTCCGAGAATCCACATCAACAAGCATACGGCCCTCAGCTACTTCCAGAGTATCAACATGAACATGGCCTAATCGCGCACCAATGTTTCTGAGATTTATGTCCGTCCAGAGATGCAAAGGGATACCAATCACTTGAACCATAAAGGGAACAATCCACGGATAATCATCATGAACAATGGGTTCCCATCTTACCAGCACAAACATACAAAAGTTGAAATGAAAAGGACCCTGTCGAAGAACAGAGTTGAGATCCTCTTCCGACGTAAAATTAAGCAGGAACTTCCCATTGCCCAAATCATTGGCCGTAATGCGATCTTCCATACCCCATTGTGATGGCATTTTCCGAAGTAACTTCTCGACATTTTGTTTCTTTGGATTGAGCACCTTCCCAATAAGTGATAAACTAAATTTGCTAGCAATCAGTGTATCATCCTGGTCCATCAGTTTGATCGGTGCGTCGTCATCCTCGTAGAGGATACCCTTGCCTTTCATGGCCGCCTTATGGCTAGAACGCGTTATGTAAGATGACCCCATACGATGATATGGAGGTTGGTTCACAGGTCTAAAAGAGATCCGTGATTCAAATGATCAGACTTGATTCAAATGATCGTGAAACCGATTTATATATCGGAAGTGACGATGCAGAGCCCGGCGAGTGCAGGATCCAGGTTCGTATGAAACCAGAGCAGCTACCTTGCGAAAGACGTCACGATGAAAACAGCTCCACTTCGAATGAAAAGCTTCCACAGacgagagagaagaagatgatggcCAATCTAACGTCAAAGAACGTATAGATCAGAGGGAGATCGACACCCAAAGAAGGTCTCGACCTTAGGTCTTGCCGTCGCCTTCAGATCGCCTTAGAGCGGCTAGGGTTCCgaaaaatcgtttttttttgtataaaattacaTTATATCAACAATGCAATGTTAAGAGTAGGAAGAGGaggtatagtatagatttgtgAAAAATTCATGTccgtttaattttttaaaatatatcatatgcaaaaaatgtgtatgttttttaatatatttttcagttaatcatatttatattgaAAGCATagattaaataaaatatgacGGAGAagcaaaaataaacaaaagaagaaaaagaaagatgaagatgaagatgaaatgAATCAATGGATAGGATTTGTAATATTACATAGTATATACAGAATATTATAACCATGGTTttgttatgtgtatatatattaaattataatttttaacgGTTATGCAATGCAAATACTagtgatttaaaattaattattaattatttgtaatctatcaaattaattttaaataaatttatgttgATAGATTCTAAAATCTCTGCAGTATACATTGGATTTTAAATTCAATCATTTATTCATGATATTCCATAAAAGATAATTTGAAATCAAtccaaaacattaaaaaaaaaatccttaaaagttgaataaacactagattaaaaaaactagatttaaatcatttattgaataatactagattttaaaatatagtttataatCATCATTCGAAAAACATGAAATTTTGTTTAGATGTatactctattaaaatacatCATTGAATAAAACCACCTAAACcataaaatttcgtttttaagATTATTAGttaaatgttaaatattttggtacgcaacaatttttttttttgagatccAATATCATCAGCCCTGTCcttttattaatgtatagagttctttttttttttaaacattcaTATGTGTATAGAGTTAGGAACATAGCGAGCGTAAATAAAAAACGTTCTAACAAATATCATAATTATTTGCTTGATATATTTATCCTCTTATGTTTCTCATTCCTATAGTCTCCATCCTGCAATTTCCCCATATAAAAGATGTCAGCTTTTCTATGCACACATGCCACTAACATAATAAAATGCATGCATATTTGTATGGTTATTAAATGCAACTATTTAAGTTGGTATGTATATTTACTTGTTGATGAGTAATGATTGcgtaaaacacacacaaaaaaaaaaaacattcatgaCTGTTATACATGTAGCatatatattgaattttcaAAACTGGAAGATAGAAAAATCtcttaaaaacaataataactGTTTCTCTTTAAATCTCTTAAAAACAGTCATAATAGTTTAACAATAAATAATTCTGAACAATtagtcaaagaaaaaaaacaattttaaacaGGAACTGACCAACACACAACAAAAAGTAATCAAACTCAATAGAATAAGGAAAGAGGCCATTACTGTGATGATTGAGATGAAAGAGGTGGATGGCATTTGAGCTCACATTTGTCTTCGCATGCTACTGGATGTTGAAAGAAAAGTCCGCACAAGAACAAACATTTGGTCATGCATGCAGTGCCTTCTACTTTTCTTTCCATGGTCAAAATTATTATTGATACCATCATCATCAATAAAATGCATTTCTTCATATTCATATTTCTTAAACTTTTTCTTATGTGCATATATGATTAAGAAAAATGTActgaatatatatacacataagaaaaaatatgGTCTTAATTATGTTCAAAAAGATATGGTCTTTATTACTTTTATTGCTTTGACCGATTTTCTTACATAACGACTTTTTGCATATGCATTATGTAACTAGTTTACCTAAATTTGGTAACATATATGCAGTTAATAACAAAAGGAGATCTGAATATGAGAACTTAGCATTAATGATTTGGACCAGGGAGTTAGAATTTGAATAGATAATAAATTCAATGAAATATGAGAATTGAGTCGTTTTGCAAAATTACTGTTCTAAACTTTAAAGTCATTTGAAGTTACATTTTAACATTaagattatttaaataatattttatcctttaaaatattatatatatatatatattattttatcaaatatataataacttaACAATTAATTCCatgtattatttgtattttcttcTTTCAGTAATTTATTTGGTGATCAAGTAGAAAGAATTGAATAgtctatttaaaatttatatactaCCACAAGAGGTGATATTTTGAAAATCTATATAAATGATTAAATCAATAAACTtgaattttatatcatttttataaattctaaatataaTATGAAAATTTGATAAACTCTCAAATCCCTCCAATAAGCCAATTTTATCTACATTCGCtttttattaaaagagaaaaatttTCATAAACTAACTTTATCCTCATGTGTTATTAACCAAAATTTCATTTCCTATGTGTCATCACAAGAGCTTTTCTCAcacttttaacttttaagttttaattaaaaGCCCTATTTTAGCATAATTACATGTATTACCAACCTTAGTAGACATTTGTAATCGTTAGATGCATCAACGATTCTTTATCATGGTTATGTTTCTAAAACGTGTTTACAATGTCTGCATAAACCGCACATATATAAACtaaattatatagttatataaatatatacaaaataattatagtATATAGTTGATATGGTCATACTGTttgtcaaaaaatataattatattatgtttataactatatacaaaataattatattatatagttgatATGGTTCACTGTctacaaaaaaatagttttacaaataattatattatttttaatacctaaagattgaaaattatattatgtagaTCTTTCTACTGTCCACAAAATAGGTGTTCTGGTGAATGTGGATAATGTGTCGTGTCTTTGTTTTACTACTTTTACTAGGTagtaacccgcgccttgcgcgggatgaagcATATGtatcattattttaaattatatactatgaTTTTGTaagacataaatatatatttgaagagAAAGTGAAAAACACCGGAATTTCTGGTTTTTTAGTGGAACAATAACATTTGAAAAGTAATACTATAACTaccttaaataaataaaatatagttatttttattatataaaaaaaattaagagaaaaaaaattgcatGTGATTCCACCCTTTAAAAcacataatttgttttaatataaaaaccaaaataacataattaattgaTACGATAAGAAATTatagtctaatttttttttgaagtttaatcaaAATGCACGGAATTGAATcctgaaagtaaaaaaaaaaatcatatctgTTAACATATAGTAActatatcaaatttaaaataattttatactcacattgattaaaaaaataattctctATTTGAGGAATCTGAGGATCAAATAAAATGCACgtacaataatattatatttgattttaaagaGGACAAAATATATTTGCTCTCTTCTGTTTATTGTACTTGTATATAGTATGTGCTATAACAATTTGTATAGGATATTTTATAAAAGGGATATATTCATATTTACAAAGCTATAGACTATATCCATGGAAAATAAACTTTACAGAAATAATGATTCTTTTTAAGGTATTTTATATTGCCCAAATATATTAGATAACTTCAACCAATCGACCCGATCAGACAAAATATGATAAGAGTGATTATATTAAAAACGACCAACATATGCTTAGAGTAcgtaaaaaggttaaaaaataaaacacttcAGACTTCCAAAATTGTTAAACAGAACCCAAAAACCAAGCATAATACGAagattaaaacaattaaaa comes from the Brassica rapa cultivar Chiifu-401-42 chromosome A01, CAAS_Brap_v3.01, whole genome shotgun sequence genome and includes:
- the LOC103874590 gene encoding uncharacterized protein LOC103874590; this translates as MGSSYITRSSHKAAMKGKGILYEDDDAPIKLMDQDDTLIASKFSLSLIGKVLNPKKQNVEKLLRKMPSQWGMEDRITANDLGNGKFLLNFTSEEDLNSVLRQGPFHFNFCMFVLVRWEPIVHDDYPWIVPFMVQVIGIPLHLWTDINLRNIGARLGHVHVDTLEVAEGRMLVDVDSRKPLKFSRKVESKDGDEVTIEIKYEKLFKHCSTCGMLTHEKDHCPSVDMRSRLQPQSDRPGIFTRMQAPQETAQRHTFHREQGLKLNERQAYAPRLESSARQVAPSRYYEDERKYAPRTHHPADLHTTHSDRIMRRRNDPTRGDRYGGSRASKGPYDRNKRQTWREKAETNMRLVTTSQPSAATATSSRQIVPYEQSSGMSNNDINGIVGQTARVGESNSARGAKRLASTIVTPSRIDRSDHNDMEENVTKRAKELTRSLSFTDLSDHEPVTAAGDNQIIGALNDMEIEDNQDDGMMECEGMDEDLLGIDLKDMEEREALQVVSKATSGHVTSGNDTKVLKSSRQGTKLNVPLGLQNKKFEILRRGSPRKPSSSSQGAHTARDSTRSRKHSQSSKKQRGSVSKGDGLMGTKNSSQDYR